The following proteins are encoded in a genomic region of Glycine soja cultivar W05 chromosome 17, ASM419377v2, whole genome shotgun sequence:
- the LOC114392170 gene encoding uncharacterized protein LOC114392170 isoform X1: protein MSFESGMVMEEHDSEKVEIVLKTIGPARPSRLLVSSSIKVRDLRRLIAGNDNLQIDNLSLILRGSALYDMKNGDDVYIQLNDGDCLIVAVKPKPPVKDGYDNDDEDEDLKFRLPQSSSWWKKRLYTFLHDNLKLPDILLMVIFTLSLKAWLLIILWFILAPVAHRWDLGPLYILATGFCLILFNLGKRQAGDISAYSIFNEDFRELPGTLNADRLDRDIRAGQF, encoded by the exons ATGTCGTTTGAGTCGGGGATGGTCATGGAGGAACACGACTCGGAGAAGGTGGAGATCGTCCTCAAAACCATTGGTCCTGCACGCCCCTCTCGCCTTCTCGTTTCTTCTTCCATCAAG GTGCGTGATTTGAGGAGATTAATTGCTGGGAATGATAATTTGCAAATTGACAACTTGAGTCTTATTTTACGCGGAAGTGCACTGTATGACATGAAAAATGGAGATGATGTATACATACAACTTAATGATGGAG ATTGCTTGATTGTTGCTGTCAAACCAAAGCCACCAGTGAAAGATGGATATGACAATGATGACGAGGATGAAGATCTG AAGTTTCGGCTTCCTCAGTCATCAAGTTGGTGGAAGAAGAGGTTGTACACTTTTCTACACGATAACTTGAAGCTTCCAG ATATCCTTTTGATGGTAATTTTCACTCTGAGTCTGAAGGCATGGCTTCTCATAATTTTGTGGTTTATCCTGGCTCCTGTTGCCCATAGATGGGATCTCGGACCTTTGTAT ATACTTGCAACTGGCTTTTGTCTCATTCTCTTCAATCTTGGAAAGCGCCAAGCTGGTGACATAAG TGCATATTCCATCTTCAATGAAGACTTCAGAGAGCTTCCAGGGACGCTGAATGCAGATCGGCTTGATAGAGATATAAGAGCAGGACAGTTTTGA
- the LOC114392170 gene encoding uncharacterized protein LOC114392170 isoform X2 translates to MSFESGMVMEEHDSEKVEIVLKTIGPARPSRLLVSSSIKVRDLRRLIAGNDNLQIDNLSLILRGSALYDMKNGDDVYIQLNDGDCLIVAVKPKPPVKDGYDNDDEDEDLKFRLPQSSSWWKKRLYTFLHDNLKLPDILLMVIFTLSLKAWLLIILWFILAPVAHRWDLGPLYLQLAFVSFSSILESAKLVT, encoded by the exons ATGTCGTTTGAGTCGGGGATGGTCATGGAGGAACACGACTCGGAGAAGGTGGAGATCGTCCTCAAAACCATTGGTCCTGCACGCCCCTCTCGCCTTCTCGTTTCTTCTTCCATCAAG GTGCGTGATTTGAGGAGATTAATTGCTGGGAATGATAATTTGCAAATTGACAACTTGAGTCTTATTTTACGCGGAAGTGCACTGTATGACATGAAAAATGGAGATGATGTATACATACAACTTAATGATGGAG ATTGCTTGATTGTTGCTGTCAAACCAAAGCCACCAGTGAAAGATGGATATGACAATGATGACGAGGATGAAGATCTG AAGTTTCGGCTTCCTCAGTCATCAAGTTGGTGGAAGAAGAGGTTGTACACTTTTCTACACGATAACTTGAAGCTTCCAG ATATCCTTTTGATGGTAATTTTCACTCTGAGTCTGAAGGCATGGCTTCTCATAATTTTGTGGTTTATCCTGGCTCCTGTTGCCCATAGATGGGATCTCGGACCTTT ATACTTGCAACTGGCTTTTGTCTCATTCTCTTCAATCTTGGAAAGCGCCAAGCTGGTGACATAA